The segment CTCTACTTACTGCGTCGCCTACTTGGAATTGCGATGTGGATTGACGCGGCAGATCAATGTTCATTTTACTGAATACATATTGAGTGAATCCGGAGCAATCGAAACCGTTGAAAGAGGTTCCCCCGATGCGGTACGGTGTTCCCATTGCTGGATCAATGATCTGGTCCATTTTGGAATCAGCATGTGCACTGCTATTCCCCATAACAGTAAATGCAATTGCGAATCCCATTAGTGCGGCGGTTAGTTTCTTTTTCATGTTCAAAATCATTTGTCCCCTTCCAATGCCTACGAGGTTAGCTTAAGGATTCGGTAGAAGGCTTCCCCTATGATCCCTCTCTTGCAAGATCAATTCACCCAAAACGGTTCCCCCGTTTCCCGGTGCCACGGAATTTGGCTTTACACTTTGTTAATGCACCGTATGACGATATCCAACTTTTTCGACAAAAATCAGCTTTTCTGGTAAAAGTTACAAGATGACATTTTAAAGTTTACAAAGTTGTTACTAAAAACTCGCTGGGTTTATTCTAACAGAGCTTTTTTACTTTGGCAACGTTTGATAACTGTTTTTCTACGAAAATTATTGTCATCTTTATGACATGGCAGGATGAAAACCGCGCCAATAAAGGGATTACATTTATGAAAAAAAATTCATTTTTTAGTGCAAGGTGATGATTGTTTACGCGTGAACTGGCTGATTTATGATTGCTTTCCTTTTTTTCGGTCATTTTTTTGTAAACTTTATACTTTTGTCGATATTTGTTTTGATTTTTTGATACTTTATCTAACATACAGCCTGTGGCATTAGTTTTTTGACCCTAATCCGCTACAATCATGTTAAAATCAATCATATGAAGATATCGGTTCATATTTGAATAAAAAAGGAGTTACTTTTACCATGGATCAAAATCAACAACCTGCCAAAAAATCAATGTCTTTAAATATTATTAGTAGCAGCACCAAGAGCAGCAAGCATAAGGGATTCGGTGCAGGCTCGATTAATCTGAACAATGTTTCTCCTATTATTATTGATCGCGGCGAAGCAACGATTGATATTGGTGCGATGCACGCGAAGAGCAAAGTGGAGCGCGGGATCAAATTCAGCGCTGAGCGCGAGGATGTTGTCGGTGGTCGCCAAGTATGGGTTGTCTGGGTAGCGGTGGACAAGCAGCCAGAGGGCGGTAGCTACGCTGGAGCAACAGCCTGTGAGATGTGGATTAATGAAGAAGACAAAAAAGGCTGGAAAATCCTCGCTGACCACGTAAACAAGCTGGACTATGCGATCAAGCGTCGAATCATGCTGAGCGAGCTAGGCAGCGAAGATAAAGCGGCATTGAAAAAACTACTGTCCACGCATAACCAAGAGTGGTGGGATCGTTCGCCAGAAGAGTTAAAAGAAGCATTGGAAGGCTAATCGGTAATCAGTATAGATTCCGAGGCTGCTGCAATGGGTACGTAGAGTATAATCATCACAATACAATGAACGGGTGGGAATGACGATTTACTGTCTGGAATACCGGTATTCCTGCCCGCCGTCTATATTCCCACAACAGGCTTGATGTACAACAAAGAGGCTGGAGATCAACTGATTTCCAGCCTCTTTGTATAATTATTCGCAGGTATTCATTTAAATTTAAAATAACCGGATAAAATGCTGTATTTTTTGGTCTAAATTTATTCAATTTATTAAGAAACTGCAATGATAAACTGGAAAAAAAGGGTATAAATGATTAAATACTTTTGACTCGTTATAAAAATGGGAAATTCCTTTCTTCAAAGTGCCTTACGTTGTTATAATTGCTTTACAGTCATCTTCGTAGGAAAAGCTAACCCTTGCATGACTAAACTATGCTACAGATGGAGGGAGCAATACATGAACAACATCAATGCTATTCATACGGGTATACCAGGACTGGACGATATTTTGTACGGTGGTATACCGCCAGGGTCTGTAGTGATTTTGGAAGGCGAACCAGGTACCGGTAAAACGACAGTCGGTATGCAATTTCTGGTAGAAGGAGCCACAAACTTTGACGAGCCGGGAATCTACATTACCTTTGAAGAACTGCCGGAGCAAATATACGAAGATATGAGAGGGTTCGGATGGGATCTGCGTCAGCTAGAGCAGGAAAATCGGCTGCGCGTTATTTGTATGGAGCCGGATATTTTACTGGATCAAATGCTACAGCCAGGTGGTATTTTTGAAAGTATGGTCGGTGAGATCGGCTGCAAACGCGTCGTGATCGATAGTATCAGTCTATTCCGACTGGTGAGCACGGATGAGCAGGTGCGCAACAATGTGTACACCATCCGCAATATTATGCGCAAGCACTCGCTGACTTCGTTCTTCATTCGCGAATATGGTGAGACTGGCGAATCCAATGTGCCTTTTGAGAATTACATCTGTGATGGTATCGTTCGGCTATCACTGAAGCCGCTGATGGAAAAGTACCGCAAGCGCACGATTGAAGTACTCAAGATGCGTGGTACTCGCATTATGGAAGGCGAGCATACGTACAAGTTTCTGAACAATGGCGTATACATCGTTCCATCTCTGTCTATGGCGGAGGATAAAATGTTGACCAACGAGACGGAGGTGCTGACTACCGGTATTGCAACGCTGGATGAGATGCTGGGCGGCGGTATTCCACGCAGCAGCGTCTATATGATCGACACGAACAGCAAAGCCAATTATCGTTATCTGCTGTCTTCTATCTATGCACAGCGCATTAAAGACGGCGATTGTACGGTGACAATGATGTCGGGCAATACCTCACTGGATACCTTTGCCGATACGATTGAGCTGTTTGGCGTATCGCTGCGCGAAGCTGCTGCTCAAGGTAAAGCGTTCTTTATTGAGCATTATCGAAGGGCAGTCGAATCTACGCTAGAGAAGGCGATGATCCGTGTAGATAAGGTGAGTAATGAGGATTATGCTCAAGTGTTGAATGATCGTCTAGGTCCGATTTTTGAATGTGAGGATACATGTGATCGTCGCTGGTTTGTGTATTATGATCTGAACACCATCATTTCCGAACGTGGACGCGAGTTCCTGCTACGTTACTTTGCCGAAGAGATGTCCATGTGGCGCTCGCTGGGTATTACCATTGTCGTACATTGCAATTTTGCGGAGATTGGACAGGAGACGGCTTCCTTCCTGGAACGGACCTGTAACGGTGTAATCCGAACCTGGGTAGATGGCAATTACCAATACTTGCAGGTTACCAAATCCCCTAGTGGTCGCGTATCCGCACCGCACATTATTGCGAACGCAACCGAAGAGCCGTTTGTACAGCTGATATAAGGAGGGATTGGAACCGTATGGTAGCAGAAAGTGATGTAATTACTTTGCAAATGGAATGCACGCTATTTTTTGAAAACAATCCGTATGCGATTGAGACAAGCAGCGGCCTGTCCAAGAGGCTGGGCCGCAGTCAACAGGTTACTGAGCGAGCATTGAATCGTCTGGCGGAGATGGCTATCCTGGAGAAAAATGGGGATGGTGTGCGTGCCATTTACCGTTACAAGGCTCCTTATATTCAGACAGAAGTGGATTTGAACGCCTATGATTGAAACATACATGCTAAATGATATCCGCGATATATGCCAGGAGCTTCAAGATACTTACGCTCAATTGACCGAGCTGCTCATTTTTATAACCGATCATGAAGGGCGGATTATTACGGCACCTTCGCATTTGCGGAGTAGTTCGGTATTTGAGCAATATGCCGGTGAGCTAAATGAAATGTTCCGTCAGGAAATTGAAAAGCTGCACGGTGCGAAACATACGATTTTGTCGGATCAATGGATACCGGGTGTGCGGTGGTTGATCTCGCCGATTGCCTTTGACCAGCCGCTGACCGGGTTATTTGTGTGGGCGGGGATTCTGATTCAAACAGGTACGCGCCAAGGCATACTATCACATCCGAACTTTGTGCAGCCGCCAAATGATGTGCCTGTCGGATTCTTTGAGGCGATTCAGGATTGGATTCGCAATGTACCGGAAACGACGCCGGAGCAGGAAGTATTCAAGCGTGAGAAAATTACAAAGCTTGCGCATGCACTGTCATTGATTCTCAAGTCCAGCTACAAGGAGAAGCGTCTGACGGACCGATTGGTCGCGTTGAACGATACGCTATCTTCTGAAATGAATGCCTCGCATCCGATTGAGGAGATTACGCGTGCTGTGCTGTCAACGAGTGATCTGGCGGATGTATTCGGCTTTGCACTGCGTACGGGTCCAGGCAAGTATACGATCATCAACAGTATTGGACCATCATCTGCCGAGCTGAATGGAGCGGTTTTCCATGAGGGAGAAGGGTTTCTAGGGCAGGCGGTATTGAGTGCACAGCCGACGCGCTGGAACAACGTAGATCGTGATCCGCGTAGCAACTTTTTCCTGCAAAAGGGTGTACCGCAGGTACATGAAGTGCAAGGCTTCCCGATTCGTTACGATGATGAGGTGTACGGATTGCTATTTGGCGTGAGCTTCAAGGAGCGCTCCGTACCGGGTCTTCATTTCCAATTTGAAGAAACCATGATCTCGCTGATGGGCTGGTATATTGCCAACCATCTGACCTATGAAAAGATGGAAAAGCAGCTACAGCGCTTCAAACCGTTGATTGAGCTGTCACGTCTGATCGTGTCTGTGCAGGATGCGCAGCGCGTCATGTTCATGCTGGTTGATATGAGTCTGAATCTAGTATGGAATCCGTCGGCATCCATCGTCGTTCATCGTACATCCGAAGACGGCAAAATTCAGATGGTTGCGCGCGGGATGCAAAGTCCCAATGGCGAAACGTATGCCAAGGATATTGCTCGACGTTATTTGGAAGGTAGCGATAATCCGTCAGCCAACTCTTACATCAATAACAACACTCCCTTCTCACTGATGCTGGAATATCCGATCGTATATGGCAATCGTGTCCGTGCGGTGCTGGCGGTAGCGGTTAGTGATGAGCAGGAAGGCGAGGAGTGTCGCGAGATTCTGTCTGCACTTGCCATGATGGGCAGTGTAGTTATGAAATCGGTTTACGACCGTCAGCAGTATATGTCCAACAGCAATCGATTTGCACAGATTCTGCATGAATCGATTCGGGAATGGAATATGGCACTGTATCAGTTGACCGCAGATGCGCGGAAAATTGTGCAGGAATTTGCCGTATGGGGCGGCGTAACGAAGGATGAAGCCGATGTGATCGGTCGTGCCTGTGTGATGTCGTATTCTGATCCGAATATGTTGCGCAGCTTCCCGCATCTATTCCAGCAGGAAGCCGAGATGATCGAGGATTACAAACGTATTCAGGACGCGCAATCTGTGCCTTCTGGCACTACCTATTCCAAAGGGGGACAGATTATGTCGTTAGCATTCGCGATTGCAGCAGCAGGCGATCACGATATGCGTGTAGTGAATGATCTGCCAGTTAGTGGTATCGACCAAGGGTTGGTTAGCCAGTTCCGTTTGTTTGTATTGAGCCGTCATACGCTAGAAACAGAGATCAATCTGGTCGAGGAAAAGCCAGCTACTGCCAATTCGCCTGCCAGAACGTCGTCCGAAGGTGCCGAAGGACGCGGTCTGGAAGCAATCGTCAAGCAATTCGGCTTGTCTCCGCGTGAGAAGGAAGTATTGGAGCTGGTTGTGAAGGCGTCTAGTAATAAAGAGATTGCAGCGACTCTGTTTATTAGTGAACATACGGTTAAAAACCATTTGACCAATATTTTCAATAAAATGGGTGTCAGTGACCGTGCGCAGGCGATTGCTGCGGTATTTAACAAAAGTATTGGTTAACAGCGTAGCCCTTGATTGAACACTTGTTCTATCTGAGAATGAGAGGAAGAATGAGAAAAGGCTTAGAAATGAACGCAAAGCAGCGGGATTGAGTCTTTTGCATAGGTTATATGTCTCATTTACGTGAATATTTGATCCTATATGGAAATATAGTAAAAAGATCACCTTATTTTTTATAAATAAGGTGATCTTTTTTTACTTTACTGGCGAAAAAAGGAATAAAGGGGGTAATATACATTATTAATACTAAAATAGGAAAATAAGGCTATTAATTAAACAACTGTTTTGAGAGACAATGGGGATATGAGTTTCCTAGATTTTCCCAAACCGTCAACCCGTCGACCCAGTCACAATTACCCACAACAATCATTAAAGGGGCGAAAGAGATGAGAAAAAAGGGGTATTCGCTGTTTATTATTTTCCTAATCTTCAGTATGGTGATCGTAAACTTCCCCGGTCACGCAAGTGCTGCAGGTGCACTTCGAATCACATCACTTAACGGACAGAATGTAGCTGGTCAGACGACAACGCTGACTATCAGCTATGAACCGGGTATTCAATTAAATCTGATCGGAAGTATGGTGTTTGAACTTCCGGCAGGGATCACCGCTGTGGCTGGCGATGAATTTAACGGCACAGCAATTCCAGCGAGTATGATTACCAACAGTGGTAGAACGATTACTTTAAGCGGCACGCTCTTACTTAATCTACTTGCCAACGATACATTAACGCTTAAAACAAAAACGCTCCCCGCTGCAGGCACATACACTATTACAGCGTATACCAAAAGTACCCTCAATGTGACAATTGGCGAATCGACGCAACAGAACACATTTACCGTTCTGGCAGCAACACCTGCGCCAACTAGCTCGCAAATTAGCGTCTCCAATCAAATGTCCGGTACATCCACAATCACCGTAACCGGGCAAAATCCTACCGATCTTATTACTGTATATAATGCTAGCAATCAAGTGCTTGGTACAGCAACCGTAAATGCCGGAGGCACGGCAGTTGTTTCGGCTACGCTTACACCGACAGGTGGCACCATTGGCGTAACTGCCAAACGTGGTACAGCGGAAAGTACACGTACCAGTGTGACGTATAGCGCAGCGGTATTAAGCGCTGTTCCATCCTCCAGTATCAACGTACAAAATAACTACGGCAATAGCGATACGATTACCGTATCTGATATTAGTGCTGGCGATCTCGTGACGGTCTATGCCTCTGGCACATCGATCGGCACAGCAACTGCCAATAGCAGCGGTGTGGCTACAGTCACTGCCCCTTTGACTGCAACCGGCGGCACCGTTAATGTTACCCGTACGCGCAGCGGTGTGGAAAGCGCCTCCACTGCTGTTACCTATGGCGCAGAAACAGTTCCTCCTATTGCTTCTGCGAATGTTTCGATTGCCAATTCGTATGGTGGTACATCCACAGTCACTGTCAACAATTTGAAAGTCGGCTCTATTGTTACTGTTTCTTCAGGAGCGACTGTACTTGCTACAGGTACAGCGACATCGGCAACGCTGGTGTTGCCGGTTGTATTGGATGCGACTGGCGGCAGTTTGAATGTCAGTGTCAAAGAAGGATTGCTGCAAAGCGCCACTACGACGCTCACCTATCCTTCCATTACTGTTCCTGCTATTGCCTCTGCCAATATTCAGGTGAATAACAATTCCGGCAATGCCGATACGGTGTCGATTACTGGTCAGGTTGCTGGCGATGTAATCACTGTATATGACGGAAGTGGTGTGCTGGGTACAGGCACAGTCAATGCACAAGGCAGCGTGAGTGTGCCGGTCACATTGACTCCGCTCGGCGGCTCTATCAATGTGAGTGTGAAGCATAATGAAGTGGAAAGCCCGGCGACCGCAGTTGCCTATCTGGCTGAAGTAGTTACTCCACTGCTCAGCAACCAGATTTCGCTAGGCAGTATTGTTAACGGTCAGATCGTTGTCACTGTGAATGGGTTGACAGCAGGCGATTTGATTCGAGTATATGGAGCGGGAGAAGTATTGGGAACTGCAACTGCTACAGCAACTGGTTCAGTCGCTATTCCCGTTCGAGCCAATGCACAAGGCGGAAGCTTGAATGTGAGCTTGACGCGCAATGGTATCGAGAGTTTGGCTACTTCGGCAATGTATGGTTCTATCGTTGTCGATCCGGTATTGATTGGCGATGTAACGATCACCAACAATGCGGGTGACAGCGACACCGTAGTTGTAAGAAATCAGACGGCAGGCAATATTGTGACTGCTTATGCAGGTGGTAGTGTACTTGGTACAGGTACAGTTGCCAGCAATGGTACAGCTACCGTTAATGTAAAATTAAATCCACTTGGCGGTAGTGTAAGTGTCAGTATTACCAGTCAGGGTGTAGAAAGTGCTGTCCTGCCTGTGGCATACGTGGCTGAAGTGGTGCCGCCGTTAACGGCAGCAAGCATCAATGTCAAAAACAATTCGGGTAATGATGATACCGTATCCGTCAGCGGTTTGACGAGCGGTGACGTAATCAAAGTATACGGAAATGCCACGCTGCTTGGTACAGAAACCGTAGCCGCAGGCTCCGCTAGTGTTAGTGTTCCAGTCACGCTGATTCCGGTTGGCGGCAGTGTGAGTGTAACATTGACACGCAACGGTGTAGAAAGTGTACCAACGCTGACGGCGTATGTGGCGGAAGTCGTCAATGCGATTCCAGCTGAACGTATTACAGTTACGACAGCTATTGGCGCATCCGCTAGTGTTGCAGTTGATCAATTGCAGGAAGGCGATATTGTCAATGTATATGCAGACGGTACGCTGCTGAGTACCGGTACAGCGAATGCACAAGGAGATGTACAGCTGGAAGTCTCCCTTTCTTCCAATGGCGGTATGGTCAGTGTCACTTTAGTTCGTAATGGCATTGAAAGTGTGCCGACACTTGTCAATTATGATGCGTTGCTTGTTCCATCCATTGTGGCGCAAAATGTAAATCCACAAAATAACTATGGAGATGAGGACATTGTAACAGTAACCGAAGCGAGCGAAGGGATGGAAGTTATCGTGTATGGCGATGACGATACCGTTCTTGGCACGGCAACCGTTCCAGCCTCACTTCAGGTTTCCATTTCGGCAACTCTCATTCCAACAGGCGGTACAATCTACGTGTCTCAACGCTATTTGGGTATTGAAAGTGACAAAGTGGCTGTGCAGTATGCGGCAGAAGTAGTACCGCCGATTCCTGCCAATTTGATCACCATTAACAATATTTCGGGTACGCAAGATACCGTTGGATTTACGTCGCTTGTTGCTGGCGATCTGATTACGATTTATGAGAACGGTGCTGTGCTGGATACCGGTACAGTGGCGGCAAATGGTACGCTTTCCCTTGCTGTAAAACTGCAAGCACAGGGGGGCATACTATCGATTACACGTACGCACAATACGATTCAAAGTGCAGCTACTATAGTCAATTATGATGCCGAGCCGGGTCCTATACTGAATGCAGACAGCATCAGTTTGGTTAACAACACCGGTAATAATGATAGTGCATCAGTGAAAGGCTTGCAGCCGGGCGATACGATCCGTATCTTGGGAGCGGACGACACTGTTCTGGGTACAGCGATTGCCGATAGTACGGGAACAGTCAACTTCCAGCTGCAGTTACTGCCAGCAGGCGGTGTCGCTTCGGTAATTCTGATTCGCGCTCAACTGGAAAGTACGCCGGTACCGGTAACCTATCCAGCAGAGCCAGCAGCGCCGATTGATTCGCCACAAGCGGCAGTAGATAGCATTCAAGGTGATCAAGGAACGATCACCGTAACCGGCATGCAGGCGGGTACGGATGCTAGAGTGTACGATCAGGATGATGCGTTGCTTGGTAATGCTACAGCAGATGGCGGCGGCAAAGCTGTCGTTACGTTCAAATTCCTGAAAGCACAGGGCAAACTGTTTATTCGTGTACTGGCAAATGGTACAGAAACAACTATTAGTACGTTTGACTATCAAAATGTAGTGATTGAACCTGCACCAGATACCACGCAGGCAGTACTGACAGACATTGTAGGCGCTCAAGGCACCGTAACAATTACTGGTGCACAAGCAGGTGACGTACTGAAAGTGTACGGACCAAATGGCAATGTACTCGGCACAGCTATAGCGGATAGTCTCGGTGGTGCGCTGATTACCTTTACATTCCCAACGGCTGACGGTCAATTGGTCGTAACATCGACTCGTACCGGTGGTAACGGGGAGAATGAGGTGACAACGCTGGATTATAGCGGTGTGGATATTCCAGCCATTCCGCAGCCAATCGCAGCCTTGACTAATATTACTGGCAATCAAGGTACCGTAACCGCCAGCAATCTGGCAGCGGGACAAACAGTGACGGTCTATGACGACAACAATGCGGTGCTGGGTACAGCAACAGCGGGAGCAAACGGCGAAGCGATTGTTGCCTTTGTCTTCCCAACAACCGACGGAACATTGACGGTTGTAGCCAACATTAACGGAACAGATACAGAGATTGCGTCGCTACCATACAGTGCAATCCAGATTCCGACAACGCCTTCGCCACAAGCGGCACTGGGCAATATTAATGGTAATCAGGGTGTTGTTACTGTTACCGGCGCAGCTGCTGGACAAACAGTACGTGTATATGGAGCGGACAATGTACAACTGGCAGAAGTGACCGCAGATGGTAACGGCGCAGCCGTTCTGCCACTCATCTTCACCACAGCCGACGGTACACTCTCTGTACGTACAGTTAGTAATGGCGTGGAAACGGAAATTAGCACTTTGCCATACAGCGACATTGATCTACCAACTGTAGATCCGGCAGCTGTCATCAGCGATATCAACGGAGCAGCCGGAACGGTAACCGTAACGGATGCACAACCGGGCGATATTGTAAAAGTATATGGTCCGAACAATACCGTACTGGGTACTGCTACAGCAAACGGTACAGGTACAGCAGTGATCGACTTTACCTTTACCACAGCAGATGGCACGTTGACTGTCACCTATACACGCGGTGGTACTGAAACGGAGATTACAACCTTGCCGTACAGTGGCGTAGATATTCCAGCTACTCCGCAGCCAATCGCAGCATTGACCAACATTAGTGGTAATCAAGGTACGGTCACTGCTAGCAATTTG is part of the Paenibacillus sp. JQZ6Y-1 genome and harbors:
- a CDS encoding C40 family peptidase — translated: MKKKLTAALMGFAIAFTVMGNSSAHADSKMDQIIDPAMGTPYRIGGTSFNGFDCSGFTQYVFSKMNIDLPRQSTSQFQVGDAVSRDNLQAGDLVFFNTTGAGVSHVGVMVSSTQFAHASTSRGVRIDNLSMDYYAERYVGAKRVMSNYAFDTFATDN
- a CDS encoding YwhD family protein, whose translation is MDQNQQPAKKSMSLNIISSSTKSSKHKGFGAGSINLNNVSPIIIDRGEATIDIGAMHAKSKVERGIKFSAEREDVVGGRQVWVVWVAVDKQPEGGSYAGATACEMWINEEDKKGWKILADHVNKLDYAIKRRIMLSELGSEDKAALKKLLSTHNQEWWDRSPEELKEALEG
- a CDS encoding ATPase domain-containing protein — translated: MNNINAIHTGIPGLDDILYGGIPPGSVVILEGEPGTGKTTVGMQFLVEGATNFDEPGIYITFEELPEQIYEDMRGFGWDLRQLEQENRLRVICMEPDILLDQMLQPGGIFESMVGEIGCKRVVIDSISLFRLVSTDEQVRNNVYTIRNIMRKHSLTSFFIREYGETGESNVPFENYICDGIVRLSLKPLMEKYRKRTIEVLKMRGTRIMEGEHTYKFLNNGVYIVPSLSMAEDKMLTNETEVLTTGIATLDEMLGGGIPRSSVYMIDTNSKANYRYLLSSIYAQRIKDGDCTVTMMSGNTSLDTFADTIELFGVSLREAAAQGKAFFIEHYRRAVESTLEKAMIRVDKVSNEDYAQVLNDRLGPIFECEDTCDRRWFVYYDLNTIISERGREFLLRYFAEEMSMWRSLGITIVVHCNFAEIGQETASFLERTCNGVIRTWVDGNYQYLQVTKSPSGRVSAPHIIANATEEPFVQLI
- a CDS encoding LuxR C-terminal-related transcriptional regulator; its protein translation is MIETYMLNDIRDICQELQDTYAQLTELLIFITDHEGRIITAPSHLRSSSVFEQYAGELNEMFRQEIEKLHGAKHTILSDQWIPGVRWLISPIAFDQPLTGLFVWAGILIQTGTRQGILSHPNFVQPPNDVPVGFFEAIQDWIRNVPETTPEQEVFKREKITKLAHALSLILKSSYKEKRLTDRLVALNDTLSSEMNASHPIEEITRAVLSTSDLADVFGFALRTGPGKYTIINSIGPSSAELNGAVFHEGEGFLGQAVLSAQPTRWNNVDRDPRSNFFLQKGVPQVHEVQGFPIRYDDEVYGLLFGVSFKERSVPGLHFQFEETMISLMGWYIANHLTYEKMEKQLQRFKPLIELSRLIVSVQDAQRVMFMLVDMSLNLVWNPSASIVVHRTSEDGKIQMVARGMQSPNGETYAKDIARRYLEGSDNPSANSYINNNTPFSLMLEYPIVYGNRVRAVLAVAVSDEQEGEECREILSALAMMGSVVMKSVYDRQQYMSNSNRFAQILHESIREWNMALYQLTADARKIVQEFAVWGGVTKDEADVIGRACVMSYSDPNMLRSFPHLFQQEAEMIEDYKRIQDAQSVPSGTTYSKGGQIMSLAFAIAAAGDHDMRVVNDLPVSGIDQGLVSQFRLFVLSRHTLETEINLVEEKPATANSPARTSSEGAEGRGLEAIVKQFGLSPREKEVLELVVKASSNKEIAATLFISEHTVKNHLTNIFNKMGVSDRAQAIAAVFNKSIG
- a CDS encoding S-layer homology domain-containing protein → MRKKGYSLFIIFLIFSMVIVNFPGHASAAGALRITSLNGQNVAGQTTTLTISYEPGIQLNLIGSMVFELPAGITAVAGDEFNGTAIPASMITNSGRTITLSGTLLLNLLANDTLTLKTKTLPAAGTYTITAYTKSTLNVTIGESTQQNTFTVLAATPAPTSSQISVSNQMSGTSTITVTGQNPTDLITVYNASNQVLGTATVNAGGTAVVSATLTPTGGTIGVTAKRGTAESTRTSVTYSAAVLSAVPSSSINVQNNYGNSDTITVSDISAGDLVTVYASGTSIGTATANSSGVATVTAPLTATGGTVNVTRTRSGVESASTAVTYGAETVPPIASANVSIANSYGGTSTVTVNNLKVGSIVTVSSGATVLATGTATSATLVLPVVLDATGGSLNVSVKEGLLQSATTTLTYPSITVPAIASANIQVNNNSGNADTVSITGQVAGDVITVYDGSGVLGTGTVNAQGSVSVPVTLTPLGGSINVSVKHNEVESPATAVAYLAEVVTPLLSNQISLGSIVNGQIVVTVNGLTAGDLIRVYGAGEVLGTATATATGSVAIPVRANAQGGSLNVSLTRNGIESLATSAMYGSIVVDPVLIGDVTITNNAGDSDTVVVRNQTAGNIVTAYAGGSVLGTGTVASNGTATVNVKLNPLGGSVSVSITSQGVESAVLPVAYVAEVVPPLTAASINVKNNSGNDDTVSVSGLTSGDVIKVYGNATLLGTETVAAGSASVSVPVTLIPVGGSVSVTLTRNGVESVPTLTAYVAEVVNAIPAERITVTTAIGASASVAVDQLQEGDIVNVYADGTLLSTGTANAQGDVQLEVSLSSNGGMVSVTLVRNGIESVPTLVNYDALLVPSIVAQNVNPQNNYGDEDIVTVTEASEGMEVIVYGDDDTVLGTATVPASLQVSISATLIPTGGTIYVSQRYLGIESDKVAVQYAAEVVPPIPANLITINNISGTQDTVGFTSLVAGDLITIYENGAVLDTGTVAANGTLSLAVKLQAQGGILSITRTHNTIQSAATIVNYDAEPGPILNADSISLVNNTGNNDSASVKGLQPGDTIRILGADDTVLGTAIADSTGTVNFQLQLLPAGGVASVILIRAQLESTPVPVTYPAEPAAPIDSPQAAVDSIQGDQGTITVTGMQAGTDARVYDQDDALLGNATADGGGKAVVTFKFLKAQGKLFIRVLANGTETTISTFDYQNVVIEPAPDTTQAVLTDIVGAQGTVTITGAQAGDVLKVYGPNGNVLGTAIADSLGGALITFTFPTADGQLVVTSTRTGGNGENEVTTLDYSGVDIPAIPQPIAALTNITGNQGTVTASNLAAGQTVTVYDDNNAVLGTATAGANGEAIVAFVFPTTDGTLTVVANINGTDTEIASLPYSAIQIPTTPSPQAALGNINGNQGVVTVTGAAAGQTVRVYGADNVQLAEVTADGNGAAVLPLIFTTADGTLSVRTVSNGVETEISTLPYSDIDLPTVDPAAVISDINGAAGTVTVTDAQPGDIVKVYGPNNTVLGTATANGTGTAVIDFTFTTADGTLTVTYTRGGTETEITTLPYSGVDIPATPQPIAALTNISGNQGTVTASNLTAGQTVTVYDDNNAVLGTATAGTNGEAIIAFVFPTTDGTLTVVATINGTDTEIATLPYSGIDIPATPTPEAALGNIDGDQGVVTVTGVTAGQTVRVYSDANVQLAELTADGNGAAVLPVTLPGTSGELSIRTVSNGTETEIAVLPYSGITPPTPTPAAVISDINGAAGTVTVTDAQPGDIVKVYGPNNTVLGTATANGTGTAVIDFTFTTADGTLTVTYTRGGTEAEITTLPYSGVDIPATPQPIAALTNISGDQGTVTASNLTAGQTVTVYDDNNAVLGTATAGTNGEAIIAFVFPTTDGTLTVVATINGTDTEIATLPYSGIDIPATPTPEAALGNIDGDQGVVTVTGVTAGQTVRVYSDANVQLAELTADGNGAAVLPVTLPGTSGELSIRTVSNGTETEIAVLPYSGITPPTPTPTATISDINGADGVVTVTSVQQGDIVTVYGPNNEVLGTATANSTGTAVIDFTFTTTDGTLTVTYTRGGTETEITTLPYSGVDIPTTPQPTAALTDINGDQGTVTASNLTAGQTVTVYDDNNAVLGTATAGTNGEATITFTFPTTDGTLTVVVTINGTDTEIATLPYSGIDIPANPTPTAALTDIDGDQGTVTATNVVAGQTVRVYSDTNVQLAEGTANANGTAVLTFTFPTADGELSVRTVSNGTETEISILPYSGIDIPANPTPTAALTDIDGDQGTVTATNVAAGQTVRVYSDTNVQLAEGTANANGTAVLTFTFPTTDGELSVRTVSNGTETEIATLPYSGVDIPTTPAPSADLTNVTNDQGTVTVTGATVGQTVRVYSDTNVQLAEGTADANGNVTLTFTFPSSDGTLSVRTVSNGAETEIGSLPYSGVVIPETPQPTAELTDTSNGQGTVTVTGLAPQQIARVYSDANVQLAENAANNQGTAVLTFAFPSSSGTLSVRSVSNGVETELNTLSYSGVVVPGDPGNPDNPQATLINSQGNQGTVRVNGVLTGDTVTVQSSVYGQGTVELANVTVDADGIVDISVQFPESSGQLVVTLNRGGTTTTVGTISYNTGGGNTGGDDDDDSVPANRIPGQLGWPYGTDTTGTAAGTGATPAEETNNGTTPAETTTPTTSGNNDVEAASTDGTEAAEELPSGINLTNSDVSDFIDTAGHWAQSDIARLHRLGIVQGIGGNRYAPNATLTRAQFAQMVSNMLQLNASGGAAGYSDVRDAAWYNNAIKAATASGLTDGYTDGSYKPNQKITREEMTHIISNTLRYLDSEKSYNTDADKVLSSYNDRSKVGNWARNDLALAIDQGLIKGRPGGTIDPKANTTRGEAATILARLLDQMNDKFNIK